The following proteins are encoded in a genomic region of Corylus avellana chromosome ca4, CavTom2PMs-1.0:
- the LOC132178133 gene encoding brassinosteroid-related acyltransferase 1-like, with amino-acid sequence MELSVFLKETVCLRPSEQSKRQTIELSGLDRISPAILYVVLFFKSSLNSEAEYAVERAKRALQKVMVSWNPAAGRFRINESTGKLQIECNDEGITMITAASDSRLEELGTLHEYKTCYEKLVPQLSEADDISKNPLFVVQITRFACGGVSVSVGGSHALFDGVGAFTFLASWAHISSGKDESDLIVPNHSRDAILSAIYSPHHSCPEAASIYEQHHITAIQDLYGIPMQIMASDDRCWESALVKFSRVDHSQGGLELITFCVDKEIVETWKGQAIERGNLFKCSTFDVLSSHIWKARVKALLPPDTNICLQFPVDSRDRFQPPLGKNFTGNAFVLASVSCLVRDLLEEPLHSTIRKIQGAKHVITDEYIKLYTKALESSNKFFPSMRELTIVTDWLKFPFSALDFGWGKLSSAALLATPVQETAFLMMNLEESGGFMVRIGIGGQYVHDLVSNFNNFNYY; translated from the exons ATGGAATTAAGTGTTTTTCTGAAGGAAACAGTCTGTCTCAGGCCATCTGAACAGTCTAAAAGACAAACTATTGAACTTTCTGGTCTGGACAGGATATCTCCGGCAATCCTCTATGTTGTCTTGTTTTTCAAATCTAGTTTAAACTCGGAGGCAGAATATGCTGTTGAGAGAGCCAAGAGAGCTCTCCAGAAGGTTATGGTTTCATGGAATCCAGCTGCTGGGAGGTTTAGAATCAATGAATCGACAGGGAAGCTGCAGATTGAGTGCAACGATGAAGGCATAACCATGATAACTGCAGCATCTGATTCAAGGCTTGAAGAGCTTGGCACGCTGCATGAATACAAAACATGCTATGAAAAGCTCGTTCCTCAGCTTTCTGAAGCTGATGATATATCAAAAAACCCACTTTTTGTTGTTCAG ATAACAAGGTTTGCATGTGGAGGGGTTTCTGTTAGTGTTGGAGGAAGCCATGCTTTGTTTGATGGTGTTGGAGCATTCACCTTTCTAGCATCTTGGGCTCATATATCAAGTGGGAAAGATGAATCTGATCTTATTGTGCCCAACCATTCAAGAGATGCGATTTTGAGTGCTATCTATTCTCCTCATCATTCATGCCCTGAAGCTGCTTCAATTTATGAACAACACCATATTACAGCAATTCAAGATCTCTATGGTATACCTATGCAAATCATGGCATCGGATGACAGATGTTGGGAATCTGCACTAGTGAAGTTCAGTCGAGTTGATCATTCTCAAGGTGGGCTTGAACTTATTACATTTTGTGTTGACAAGGAAATTGTAGAGACATGGAAGGGACAAGCAATTGAAAGAGGCAACCTCTTCAAGTGTTCTACTTTCGATGTTTTATCTTCACATATATGGAAG GCAAGAGTAAAGGCTCTTCTACCTCCCGACACAAACATCTGTTTGCAGTTCCCAGTTGATTCCCGAGACAGGTTCCAACCTCCACTTGGCAAAAACTTCACTGGAAATGCGTTTGTTCTTGCCTCAGTTTCTTGTTTGGTGAGAGATCTATTAGAAGAACCTCTTCACAGCACCATTCGGAAAATTCAAGGAGCAAAACATGTAATTACGGATGAATACATCAAACTATACACAAAAGCTCTCGAGTCCTCAAACAAGTTCTTCCCCTCTATGCGAGAGTTGACAATTGTGACTGATTGGTTGAAATTTCCTTTCAGTGCGCTAGATTTTGGCTGGGGAAAACTTTCTAGTGCAGCTCTCTTAGCAACTCCTGTCCAGGAAACTGCTTTTCTGATGATGAATCTTGAAGAATCTGGAGGTTTCATGGTTCGGATTGGAATTGGAGGTCAATATGTGCACGATCTTGTCAGCAACTTCAATAACTTCAACTACTACTGA